A window of the Arachis duranensis cultivar V14167 chromosome 5, aradu.V14167.gnm2.J7QH, whole genome shotgun sequence genome harbors these coding sequences:
- the LOC107489637 gene encoding uncharacterized protein LOC107489637, producing MDKAREEGRISGVKIAPTAPAISRLLFADDCIIFLKDSEKEIYHLITILNMYTEASGQRINVDKSGITFGNQILIRNRVEIEEILGLPAWDRPASRLKEKLLSQSGREVLIKSVIQAIPAYAMNVVHFLKVFVNVLVRRWLNFGGLLLVRIVVSIGGVRIKFVLAKGMEELVLKAVYFPNKDFKETKAGRGTSWIWKSIMHAKNFLLRNGRWLIRNGEKVRILEDNWILNMHKSPKVTNNDVTFVKELISEGHGWNINELRKHFDGDTIGKIIFPSENQRPLSMRCCSALGQGLHGLEPKFSAVLRLIQSHLLNNG from the exons ATGGATAAGGCTAGAGAAGAGGGTAGAATTTCTGGAGTCAAAATTGCTCCTACTGCTCCAGCCATTTCACGTCTTCTCTTTGCGGATGATTGCATTATTTTCTTGAAGGATAGTGAGAAAGAAATTTATCATCTCATaactattttaaatatgtataCGGAAGCCTCGGGACAGAGAATCAATGTTGACAAATCTGGGATTACATTCGGCAACCAGATTTTGATCAGAAATAGAGTAGAAATAGAAGAGATCTTAGGGTTGCCAGCTTGGGATAGACCAG CTTCAAGGTTGAAAGAAAAACTCCTTAGTCAATCTGGGAGGGAGGTTCTCATCAAATCGGTTATTCAAGCGATACCTGCCTATGCTATGAATGTTGTCCATTTCCTAAAGGTTTTTGTCAACGTCTTAGTCAGAAGGTGGCTAAATTTTGGTGGGCTTCTACTAGTAAGGATAGTGGTATCTATTGGAGGAGTTAGGATAAAATTTGTGCTAGCAAAAGGGATGGAGGAATTG GTACTTAAGGCTGTGTATTTTCCAAATAAGGACTTTAAAGAAACTAAGGCAGGAAGGGGAACATCTTGGATTTGGAAAAGTATTATGCATGCTAAGAATTTTCTTTTGAGAAATGGAAGATGGTTGATTAGGAATGGAGAAAAAGTGAGAATCCTGGAAGATAACTGGATTTTGAACATGCATAAGAGTCCTAAGGTTACGAATAATGATGTCACTTTTGTAAAGGAGCTGATTAGTGAAGGACATGGGTGGAATATAAATGAGTTAAGGAAACATTTTGATGGAGATACTATAGGGAAGATCATTTTCCCCAGTGA GAACCAGAGACCACTGAGCATGCGTTGCTGCTCTGCTCTTGGACAAGGGCTGCATGGTTTGGAGCCCAAATTCAGTGCTGTCCTACGGCTCATACAGTCTCATCTTTTGAATAATGGATAA